From the genome of Solanum pennellii chromosome 6, SPENNV200:
aatgaaaaagCTGGCCATGATAGCAGTTAGTATCATTTTACACTTTTACAAGTGAAGGCAAAAATAATTAGGTAGGATGTTTTAGGTAGGATGTTGTGATCAAGGCCAGAGCTTACTCTTCCATTATAAGATTTTCATTTGTGATAGTGAAAGACATCCAGCTATATTCTTCCAAAGGATGCATTCACCATGAACAATATGTTTGTCCTTTAAGCATACACCTACAACTATAGTTTTTACTGCAACAAGGGAGAGCCCACAACTCTCAAACTAGAAAGCTTTCTGTGGCTCGAGAACTCTCAACATCTAAATAAACATGTATAGTTGGGAAGAGAGAGcataaaaacttaatatttaacCAATGAAGTTAAGTCGAGGCTTGTTACAAACACCATTCAATATAAATGGTACCTGAATATATTGACTAATGCAAATAGATAGTGTAAAAGGAAAATGGTGGATCCAACAACTGATTTGAGAGATTGGCAAACCAAATGTCTGGGATTGACCTATCTATGCTTGAAAACAAGTATTGATGGAGTTAAATACACATTATATAACCaatacttgtaacataccaTGTCTAAATTTGAATTCGCTAATGTAGAAGAGGTATTGGACTAATAAAGGAGACTAGCCCTGCCCAAACAACACATTTTTGCTAAGACGATCAATAAATAGGCCACAGCCCACAAGCAAAGTCGAACACGTCTAGATGAATcaatgaacaacatttgagtgTCATTAAAAGGGATTTTTATAAGAACTTCAATCAATTAGGGACCCTTCGATACTTCATCAACCTAATGTATATGAGTAAACCACCAAGCACAAACAATTGTTACACAGACATAATAGCATATGTAAAAATCAGTACAaccaaaaattaaacaaatctaCGAAATTTACCAAAGGACAACATCACAATTCATGCATAATTAGCATGTATTATCCCACATAGTTGTAGTCACTTTTTAATTAGTACTTTACAGAACTATGTCAAAAGCAAACACCGAAGAAAGAAAATCAACTAAAGAGAGCATTTTGCAAAAACCGAACTGCCTTCTTTACTTTTATAAGCACAGCATTCCTTCTACTACTGAAATTTTCACCTACATTTTCAGCTAATACTTTCTGACTAATCTAACAAAAACAATGTTAACGATTGCATTCAGAGTATCGGGATGTAACAGGAAGGGCACCTGATCAAACCATTCTCATTACAAACCGTGCAAGTCCTGAATCCACTTTTCTCGCTATAACACTTTTGGCTACCACTGCACTCTTCACAGAGAACAAATCTATTTCCTCCACACACTTGGCACGTGCTGAATTCTGCCGGAGTCAGCCCTTCAACGTATTTCTTCAGCTCACCGGCTTCATGCAGCTGAATAATCTCCGTTGCGCCACCAACATAACTCCCGCCGATGAAAACTCTGGGCAAGGTCAATTTCGTCTTTACACGGGTACCCAATATGGTCTTTAGCTCTTCCATGAACCCAGCATCCATAGACACATCTCGTTCATCCACCGAAACACCAAAGCTAGAGAGAATTGATCGTACGGCTTTGCAGTCATCAAATGTAGAACGAATTACTCTGAGGCTGGTGAAGTAAATCACTATTTTCTTCTCAGCTGCTGGGATTTGAATGGATTTCGGAGTTGTTGCTTCGGGTTCGGGTGTGGGTGCGGGACGGGTAGAGAAAGCACGGAGGACGGCGTTAACGCGGAGGACACGATGGAATATATTGGATTTTTTGGTGGTGGAAACGGGTGAATTGTAATCAGAATCGTCGGAGAAAAGGGTGTTGATATCTTTGAAAGAAGAACAAGAGAAATTAGGAGAATCGTTGTTGTGAATCCAAATCTTTGATTTGGTTCGACTAAGCAACATGATTTCCAGAAATCCAAACAAAAACGCTATGATCAGCGCCACGCAATGGGGTTTCCGATTTTCCGACTTTTTGAAATGCCTTATTATTAGTAAACAAGACCCGGTCCGCATCCATCAAATGCTTCCTTCCCTTTTACTGTAATTTTGTTTACGattaattaatacatattttGCCTTTCTaacttgtaaaaaaatatatccctttgataaatattttcaactacCAAATCCTAACATGGGGCCAAAAATTGTACAAGACTCCACACTGAAACTGGTGGCGCATATAAACTAAGAATATGTACCTAGGCACGTACTTAACAAAAGGATACTCCttatttcaatttgtttctCCCATATATAAGAATTAAAGAGTTGTAAAGGATTATTTTGTTGAAAGACAAACGAATTGAAAGGAAGGTGGTAAATTTTAAGCCTacaatttatttagttttatctCAATGCTTGATTAAGTGACACgtgttataaattttaaaaaaatattgatccTCTTCCTGGGGCTCCGGCCGGCCTTCCCTTTGGTCTTGTCTCACAGAAAAATTGGGAAATCTAACGAAATAATGTTAGTTGGCTAGCCAGATGCGCACACATTTCTCCTCTTTATCTATTTCGATTTTGGATCATATCATCATCTCTTTTTTcgtatttgttcaattttatggCAAACAATGTTAAAAGAAGGTGATCAACAGAGGCGCGCTACTGGAAAGGAGAGAAGACATGGGTAATGTgcctttcctttctttttctcaagTAAATGGTGCATATCACAACACCATCGATGCGTGAAATATAAGTATCTGCATGTTGATATTATCTAAAGTGGCAAAAACACCGATGAGGTGACAGTAATGTCCCAGCAATTTACATGTACCTCAACTACTATTTCATCAAGTTATCTGCTACAACCACCACCACATGCACTATATAATTCATATCACCCAAGTTTGAATGTACATGTCAGTATTTTCATTCAAAAGATGCTTTCACCGTAAACAATATGTTTCTCCTGTAAGCATAATTCTACAGATATAGTTGTTACTGCAACAAGGAAGAGCCCACAACTCTCAGGCTAGAAAGCTT
Proteins encoded in this window:
- the LOC107022589 gene encoding uncharacterized protein At5g39865-like, whose translation is MRTGSCLLIIRHFKKSENRKPHCVALIIAFLFGFLEIMLLSRTKSKIWIHNNDSPNFSCSSFKDINTLFSDDSDYNSPVSTTKKSNIFHRVLRVNAVLRAFSTRPAPTPEPEATTPKSIQIPAAEKKIVIYFTSLRVIRSTFDDCKAVRSILSSFGVSVDERDVSMDAGFMEELKTILGTRVKTKLTLPRVFIGGSYVGGATEIIQLHEAGELKKYVEGLTPAEFSTCQVCGGNRFVLCEECSGSQKCYSEKSGFRTCTVCNENGLIRCPSCYIPIL